From Micromonospora echinospora:
CCGCCCTGCTGGCCCTGGACACCCTGGCGAAGGAGAGTCGATGACCCGGCGCGTGACCGGCAAGGTGGTGACCCCGACCGGCGTCGTCCGGCAGGGTTGCGTGGAGATCGCGGACGGGCGGATCACCGCCGTGGCCGAGTATCCGTCGGTGCGCGACGGGCACTGGATCGTGCCGGGCTTCGTGGACATGCACACCCACGGCGGCGGCGGGCACACGTTCACCACGGGTGACCCGGAGGCGGCGCGGCAGGCCGCCGCGTTCCACCTCGGGCACGGCACCACCACGCTGCTGGCCAGCCTGGTCAGTTCCCCGTTCGAGCTGATGCGCGACGCCGCCGCCGCCTACCGCCCGCTGGTGGAGGAGGGCGTGCTCGCCGGCGTC
This genomic window contains:
- a CDS encoding amidohydrolase family protein, with protein sequence MTRRVTGKVVTPTGVVRQGCVEIADGRITAVAEYPSVRDGHWIVPGFVDMHTHGGGGHTFTTGDPEAARQAAAFHLGHGTTTLLASLVSSPFELMRDAAAAYRPLVEEGVLAGV